One Thioclava electrotropha DNA segment encodes these proteins:
- a CDS encoding response regulator transcription factor, protein MPGGRKHRVLIVEDEDNIAIALDYLMSREGFDHDRIDTGRGALEKIRETRPDLVLLDVMLPEVSGYEICEGVRADKGLGDVKILMMTARGSAMERRKGLALGADGFIAKPFELRELREEVHRILDGETA, encoded by the coding sequence ATGCCGGGGGGGAGGAAACATCGCGTCCTGATCGTGGAGGATGAGGACAATATCGCCATCGCGCTCGACTATCTGATGAGCCGCGAGGGGTTCGACCATGACCGGATCGACACCGGGCGCGGCGCGTTGGAGAAAATCCGCGAGACCCGCCCCGATCTGGTCCTGCTCGACGTGATGCTGCCCGAGGTCTCGGGCTACGAGATCTGCGAGGGCGTGCGCGCCGACAAGGGCCTCGGCGATGTGAAGATCCTGATGATGACCGCGCGCGGCTCCGCGATGGAGCGCCGCAAGGGCCTCGCGCTCGGTGCCGACGGTTTCATCGCCAAACCCTTCGAGCTGCGCGAATTGCGCGAGGAGGTCCACCGCATTCTCGACGGGGAGACGGCCTGA
- a CDS encoding DUF294 nucleotidyltransferase-like domain-containing protein — MAADLTPILAFLEGVHPYDNLSRNELEHVASSFRRRELPANETVYSYREPLKGIYLIKRGAVEVTDQNGALVSILGARNTFGERGLMRDGLAATTARTTAETVLLELPVEEFRELSQNTPAFARFFNRVRGGETRTNSIATMKIADLLAQEPMGCAPETTVTEAARQMRDAHISSLGVTDSEGGLVGIVTVRDLSNKVLAEGRAPDTPVGEVMTPDPVTLTPEGLGTDLLHVMLEKRVGHLPITDRGRFVGMITQTDLTRFQAVSSAVLIRDVAGAETVPEMAAVTARIPQLLVQLVGGHHAHEVITRLITDIADAVTRRLLKMAEEALGPPPVPYLWLACGSQGRQEQTGVSDQDNCLILDDAVTEADMEYFRQLAKIVSDGLDACGYVYCPGDMMATNPRWCQPVRVWRDYFRGWIAKPNPEAQMLASVMFDLRAIGGNGAGLFQQLQEETLAKASKNSIFVAHMIANSLKHHPPLGLIRGFATIRSGEHRNHIDMKHNGVVPVTDLARVYALQGRLPEVNTRARLIEAEHAGVLSHSGARDLVEAYDLIASMRLENQAHLARSGRKPDNYLAPSDLSDFERSHLRDAFVVVRTMQSAAGHGKGAMS; from the coding sequence ATGGCCGCCGATCTGACCCCGATCCTCGCATTTCTCGAAGGCGTCCACCCTTACGACAATCTGTCGCGCAACGAGCTGGAGCATGTCGCCAGTTCCTTCCGCCGCAGAGAATTGCCCGCGAATGAGACCGTCTATTCCTATCGCGAGCCGCTCAAGGGCATCTACCTGATCAAGCGCGGAGCGGTCGAAGTGACCGATCAGAACGGGGCGCTGGTCTCGATCCTCGGCGCGCGCAACACCTTTGGCGAGCGCGGGCTGATGCGCGACGGTCTGGCCGCGACCACGGCGCGCACCACTGCCGAGACCGTGCTGCTGGAGCTGCCGGTCGAAGAGTTCCGCGAGCTGTCGCAAAACACCCCCGCCTTCGCGCGCTTCTTCAACCGCGTGCGCGGCGGCGAGACCCGCACCAATTCCATCGCGACGATGAAGATCGCCGATCTTCTGGCGCAGGAGCCGATGGGCTGCGCGCCCGAGACCACCGTCACCGAAGCCGCGCGGCAGATGCGCGATGCGCATATCTCCTCGCTCGGCGTGACCGATTCCGAGGGCGGGCTGGTGGGCATCGTCACGGTGCGCGACCTGTCGAACAAGGTTCTGGCCGAAGGCCGCGCGCCCGATACGCCCGTGGGCGAGGTGATGACCCCCGATCCGGTGACGCTGACCCCCGAAGGGCTGGGCACCGACCTTCTGCATGTCATGCTGGAAAAGCGCGTCGGCCACCTGCCGATCACCGATCGCGGGCGCTTCGTGGGCATGATCACCCAGACCGATCTGACCCGCTTTCAGGCGGTCAGTTCCGCCGTTCTGATCCGCGATGTGGCGGGCGCCGAGACCGTGCCGGAAATGGCCGCCGTCACCGCGCGCATCCCGCAGCTTCTGGTGCAGCTCGTGGGCGGGCATCACGCGCATGAGGTCATCACCCGGCTGATCACCGATATCGCAGATGCGGTTACGCGCCGCCTGCTGAAGATGGCCGAGGAGGCGCTGGGGCCGCCGCCGGTGCCCTATCTGTGGCTGGCCTGCGGCTCGCAGGGGCGCCAAGAGCAGACCGGGGTGTCCGATCAGGACAATTGCCTGATCCTCGACGACGCCGTGACCGAAGCGGATATGGAGTATTTCCGCCAGCTCGCGAAGATCGTCTCGGACGGGTTGGATGCCTGCGGCTACGTCTATTGCCCGGGCGACATGATGGCGACGAACCCGCGCTGGTGTCAGCCGGTCCGCGTCTGGCGCGACTATTTCCGCGGCTGGATCGCCAAGCCCAACCCGGAGGCGCAGATGTTGGCCTCTGTGATGTTCGATCTGCGCGCGATCGGCGGCAACGGGGCGGGGCTGTTCCAGCAGTTGCAGGAAGAGACCTTGGCGAAGGCGTCGAAGAACTCGATCTTCGTGGCCCATATGATCGCCAACAGCCTCAAGCATCACCCGCCGCTGGGCCTGATCCGGGGCTTCGCCACGATCCGCTCGGGCGAGCATCGCAACCATATCGACATGAAGCATAACGGCGTCGTGCCGGTGACTGATCTGGCCCGCGTCTACGCGCTGCAAGGGCGCCTGCCCGAAGTGAACACCCGCGCCCGTCTGATCGAGGCCGAACATGCCGGCGTGCTGAGCCATTCCGGCGCGCGCGATCTGGTCGAGGCCTATGACCTGATCGCGTCGATGCGGCTGGAGAACCAGGCGCATCTGGCCCGTTCGGGGCGCAAACCTGACAATTATCTCGCACCGTCGGACCTGTCCGATTTCGAACGCTCCCACTTGCGGGATGCGTTCGTCGTGGTGCGCACCATGCAATCGGCCGCCGGACATGGCAAAGGCGCGATGAGCTGA
- a CDS encoding plasmid recombination protein: MSSAPKTSYPIVMRMQGMHPRNLAGYEKHRMRRGGDHGHCERTLMAHNRRLIGSKTWAQDAWDEIQDMRHANHLLELEQLRRRRRKTELKNALFRGPRDPWRATRHGPLREIILTVNKEWFDKDLTEFFGESGPTREMQFETRAKQWLLTNFGDDCVHARADLDETAYHIHAVIIPRAVTTDGRRMLQPAVHPMIRSYEKAQDSVGEWFAAIGLRRGERRKQALREALKHNRKVREARANGVADPGTEIALPEHRDHVSPRKWRESQEIELASRDKVVKQTEDTLAAEKSALAKQKQTVTQRQQDAQSVLDVAAAVAEGRVDIVSDLNETVSQVAQADTPSPVRALFGRALEVLHQRARKEARAELTDEFTQIEAADAALLEIAKTLPDKARQRLAQARRSLSLPLNALRRRLSPARFDDVDRGSDEKT, from the coding sequence ATGTCATCAGCACCTAAAACCTCCTACCCAATCGTCATGCGCATGCAGGGCATGCACCCCCGCAATCTTGCGGGTTACGAGAAGCACCGCATGCGCCGTGGGGGCGACCACGGCCATTGCGAACGCACTCTCATGGCACACAACCGGCGCCTCATCGGCTCGAAAACCTGGGCACAAGATGCGTGGGACGAGATCCAAGACATGCGCCACGCGAACCATCTCCTCGAACTGGAGCAGCTGCGCCGCCGGCGTCGGAAGACGGAACTTAAGAATGCGCTTTTTCGGGGGCCCCGCGATCCTTGGCGCGCAACCCGGCACGGTCCGCTGCGCGAGATCATTCTGACGGTAAACAAAGAGTGGTTCGACAAAGATCTCACCGAGTTTTTCGGGGAGAGCGGCCCGACGCGAGAAATGCAATTCGAGACGCGAGCCAAGCAGTGGCTCTTGACGAACTTCGGCGATGACTGCGTTCATGCACGCGCCGATCTCGACGAAACCGCCTACCATATCCACGCGGTGATCATTCCGCGCGCAGTGACAACGGATGGTCGGCGCATGCTGCAGCCGGCAGTCCACCCGATGATCCGTAGCTATGAGAAAGCGCAAGATAGCGTTGGTGAATGGTTCGCGGCGATTGGGCTCCGGCGCGGCGAGCGGCGCAAGCAAGCCCTGAGGGAGGCGCTCAAGCACAACAGGAAAGTCCGCGAAGCGCGCGCGAATGGAGTGGCCGATCCTGGAACCGAGATCGCGTTGCCAGAACATCGCGATCACGTCAGCCCACGAAAATGGCGCGAGAGCCAGGAGATTGAACTGGCCAGTCGCGACAAGGTGGTGAAGCAGACCGAGGACACGCTCGCTGCCGAAAAATCGGCGCTTGCTAAACAGAAGCAGACGGTCACGCAGCGTCAACAAGACGCACAGTCTGTGCTCGATGTCGCGGCTGCGGTGGCCGAGGGTCGCGTTGATATCGTGTCCGATTTGAACGAGACGGTATCACAGGTCGCTCAAGCCGATACGCCATCGCCGGTGCGGGCGCTTTTCGGACGCGCTTTGGAAGTTCTCCACCAACGGGCACGCAAAGAAGCGCGCGCGGAGCTCACTGATGAGTTCACGCAGATCGAGGCGGCGGACGCTGCGCTTCTCGAGATCGCGAAAACGCTGCCCGACAAAGCCCGGCAGCGTCTCGCTCAGGCGCGCAGATCGCTTTCTTTGCCGCTGAATGCGCTTCGGCGCCGCTTGTCGCCCGCCCGGTTCGACGACGTCGATCGGGGCTCTGATGAGAAAACGTGA
- a CDS encoding 3'-5' exonuclease translates to MDLTRLSLRTRVFLFFAALALGNLVALVAGLWFGFTRLGDPELLNAMVIGGAVAGFVILGLIAWIWFLFDENVAKPIERLSGMLRARTTAEIEGDMDADIARYLGDLAPAAASVTRHLSETRNALTEAVQRETTRLAQEKERLEALLSDVPVGVLLCTADHQLAFYNGQAVELLGSAHAPGLDRRVFDYLNQPPIAHAYDRLLATEDPDAASDLLCSTKAEGRVLAARMRLLSEGEDHHLSARPGYVLTLRDVSGDMASHAQREQLMDELFDRIRRPAAALQSLIGVLTADDGPAPGPERDRVREAANSEAHHLSAAIHEFFERHEANRADWWPLAMIRASDLGQAVAARVTAEGGAILPVTAGLMLRCEGFEMVALLAGLVRKLTGRRGFRLEITEDGPGALIALEWEGAPVPISELERWLDQPLDVGLEDVTGHRVLTTHAAEIWPEKLGDTRARLCIPLREARHVTKRPKPVPRAVVYDFELLARERVAEIADTPLTDLTYVVFDTETTGLLPTEGDEIVQIAAVRIVNGRRIDTEVFDTLVDPKRSIPPGSTEVHGISNAMVEGAPDIAKVGRDFHRFAEGAVLIAHNAPFDMEFLHRKEVAIGERFDHPILDTVLLSAVVFGQSESHTLDALTHRLGITIPEEARHTAIGDTVATADAFLKMLPALQARGLRTFGELVAELRKHGRLIKDLNG, encoded by the coding sequence ATGGACCTCACCCGGCTTTCCCTGCGCACCCGGGTGTTTCTGTTCTTTGCCGCCTTGGCGCTCGGCAATCTGGTGGCGCTGGTGGCGGGGCTGTGGTTCGGCTTCACCCGTCTGGGCGACCCTGAGCTTCTGAATGCGATGGTGATCGGCGGCGCGGTCGCGGGCTTCGTGATCCTCGGGCTGATCGCCTGGATCTGGTTTCTCTTCGACGAGAACGTGGCCAAGCCGATCGAGCGGCTCTCGGGGATGCTGCGCGCCCGCACCACGGCCGAGATCGAGGGCGATATGGACGCCGATATCGCGCGCTATCTGGGCGATCTTGCCCCCGCTGCGGCCTCGGTCACGCGCCACCTGTCGGAGACCCGAAACGCCCTGACCGAGGCCGTGCAGCGCGAGACCACCCGGCTCGCGCAGGAAAAGGAACGGCTCGAGGCGCTCTTGTCGGATGTGCCGGTGGGCGTGCTGCTCTGCACCGCGGATCATCAGCTTGCCTTCTATAACGGGCAGGCGGTGGAGCTTCTGGGCTCGGCCCATGCGCCGGGGCTGGATCGGCGCGTCTTCGACTATCTCAACCAGCCGCCCATCGCCCATGCCTATGACCGGCTTCTGGCGACGGAAGATCCCGACGCGGCCTCGGACCTGCTCTGTTCGACGAAGGCGGAGGGCCGGGTGCTCGCCGCCCGGATGAGATTGCTGTCGGAGGGAGAAGATCACCATCTGAGCGCGCGCCCGGGCTACGTGCTGACGCTCCGCGACGTCTCGGGCGACATGGCCTCTCATGCGCAGCGCGAGCAGTTGATGGACGAGCTGTTCGACCGCATCCGCCGCCCTGCCGCAGCCCTGCAATCGCTGATCGGTGTGCTGACCGCCGATGACGGCCCCGCGCCGGGCCCCGAGCGGGACCGGGTGCGCGAGGCCGCCAATTCCGAGGCCCATCACCTCTCCGCCGCGATCCACGAATTCTTCGAGCGCCACGAGGCGAACCGCGCCGATTGGTGGCCGCTGGCGATGATCCGCGCCTCCGATCTGGGTCAGGCGGTGGCCGCGCGGGTGACCGCCGAGGGCGGGGCGATCCTGCCGGTGACCGCGGGGCTGATGCTGCGCTGCGAGGGCTTCGAGATGGTGGCCCTGCTGGCGGGGCTGGTGCGCAAGCTGACAGGGCGCCGCGGCTTCCGGCTGGAGATCACCGAGGACGGCCCCGGCGCGCTGATCGCGCTGGAATGGGAAGGCGCGCCGGTCCCGATCTCCGAGCTGGAGCGCTGGCTCGATCAGCCGCTCGATGTCGGGCTGGAGGACGTCACCGGGCATCGCGTGCTGACCACCCATGCCGCCGAAATCTGGCCCGAGAAGCTGGGAGACACGCGTGCGCGGCTCTGCATCCCGCTGCGCGAGGCGCGCCATGTCACCAAGCGCCCGAAGCCGGTGCCGCGCGCGGTGGTCTACGATTTCGAACTGCTTGCGCGCGAGCGCGTGGCCGAGATCGCCGATACGCCGCTGACCGATCTGACCTATGTCGTCTTCGACACCGAGACCACGGGCCTGCTGCCCACCGAGGGCGATGAGATCGTGCAGATCGCCGCCGTGCGCATCGTTAACGGGCGGCGGATCGATACCGAGGTCTTCGATACGCTCGTCGATCCCAAGCGCTCGATCCCGCCCGGCTCGACCGAGGTGCACGGCATCTCGAACGCGATGGTCGAAGGGGCGCCGGACATTGCGAAGGTCGGGCGCGATTTCCACCGCTTCGCCGAGGGCGCGGTGCTGATCGCGCATAACGCGCCTTTCGACATGGAATTCCTGCATCGCAAGGAGGTGGCGATCGGCGAACGGTTCGATCACCCGATCCTCGACACGGTGCTGCTGTCGGCGGTGGTGTTCGGGCAATCCGAGAGCCACACGCTCGACGCGCTGACCCATCGCCTCGGCATCACCATCCCCGAGGAGGCGCGTCACACCGCGATCGGCGACACGGTCGCGACGGCGGATGCCTTCCTGAAGATGCTCCCGGCGCTGCAGGCGCGGGGCTTGCGGACCTTCGGCGAATTGGTGGCCGAGCTTCGTAAGCACGGGCGACTGATCAAGGATCTGAACGGGTAG